One genomic window of Pelmatolapia mariae isolate MD_Pm_ZW linkage group LG5, Pm_UMD_F_2, whole genome shotgun sequence includes the following:
- the dido1 gene encoding death-inducer obliterator 1 isoform X2: MDGNVSPELSLAPEPEQSRDRMDSCSQGVGKGRSEKEEQFHLESENVAKQLVGEQDKSSKAKSELKKTWGFRRSTIAKREMPVEAVTDSPETRCPVRRSGRQPKRTDKLEEFLLNAKRASRKSAPPSVESGDPPSQTPTDAETASEASFDGNADSKAVEEKAETPERRTRSGARKQTQRKGRGGGRQTRGGGATVKDEGSSENEEDSKDAVKNAQDDSEEKKEEKSDPISEAVGSVSAAQTQPEEDSEKKEFAEEKNDDKNDELEKTGEDEADKAAAVQGKRGPIRTYVNKKKAANKNITPVKAADNKNNALVKKEAKPKATQSGVKTRKPQTQEEEEEGEEEEEEDDDDEDDEDENDLSTSSSSVESDDGGYDPNALYCICRQKHNKRFMICCDRCEEWFHGDCVGITEARGRLMERNGEDYICPNCTAKKNQVVRPATSILSTNMEIGKPKADFASPTNASTPPVVTSSTSAVKGNNAGGDSSPSAVRAAASSAQTTGTDEKATEDLGIKGRIEKATNPTGKKKIKIFQPAVQQPAEPKAEKATPPVEKKATEGTPEVRAPPDTEQKVASHVEVKTTPTVAVPEDKAEQKADEESSLSRCIGPGCENDAQPDSVYCGNDCILRHAAAAMKSITDVKEPKQKDKAKAQKKSTLKGTGAAGKKVQKKTQEESDSEDHSPDPDDDDEDEHAEEHPPPPATASWSSDHNYIAVTPEKTTPISPTVLNKKSPTKEEKHSEKDHKEKEPAPAPEKSSSASAAAGKGNKKSTATKPTKVSPKGKKPPVQAASSKGSKKPVTPPAKTATKSKKAGQPPVHSPSPFPSGPIHVTGALRVTKSNFTIPKKQPQQKDTSPHRQSSSSPRVPSSPVSSSPSSHSSSSRPPHSAVSAPPVSPMAPPPNNQMRQNIRRSLTDILYKRVCDSDDLKMTESEVGRLAFAIEKEMFNLCLSTDSKYKNKYRSLMFNLKDPKNKGLFYRVVGGEVSPFRLVRLSAEELLSKEISEWRKPEAPEPQSPSAKAHSGQSKPGNRHDGGSHSVDVEDAPPTSDADDQEESGSTPSASAQASAAEGNSGSSMPDIFSSMLKDTTSEHRAHLFDLNCKICTGQKTEDEPAAKKARLTKKPETKPPRQESFSSRSGDVSPVSQPQAGIATYQDPSLYQHPASSSYQSTVEPAVPESQPQLYQEDGTMMAPAAQAPVPVTPTVSSVSITRRDPRMARHSTGVSVTYMAPEKPASNAADPLPAPVTAPVEVLPKAPLPMPPAPPPSVAAPKPSKTSGSEPPPEGETAIFLHGQEKIWKGFINMQSVAKFVTKAYLVSGSFEHLKEDLPDTIHVGGRISPTTVWDYVGKLKTSLSKELCLIRFHPATEEEEVAYVSLFSYFSSRKRFGVVANNNRRIKDLYLIPLGSKDPLPSKLLPFDGPGLEPARPNLLLGLLICQKDRKRPGAPLESEEKRSKTQTKDAEETGLPKPPPVVKAEKNTRQSLEIPFSTTPPGSPPSSSSEASTTSVLSLLSSIKAPSTSATTDKDSVSSSNSVSSSAAAATPLETILKTLFGKKKHDSEASNSPSDQGGEFAAPTGTMLDPIVQKFAQISKEKAVEEDEDDRPYDPEEEYDPSRAYNVPKKPMEVVTKPEVTKQPKVETSEADDVAYDPEDDSIFEEVKTLVPGQAKPATESAADPQKILESLKHIGDQALQKQGEQQMSSTSTPIASVTLASTLLTQPTKSLLANCQLLQLGKKVEELVKSSSVAPLINQRRDPRQSRDPRQSTGSRKLSDEPEDKEETPAPATDPVPPASQPEVQELQSPKTGEPADSSQDSDPSLHQEEVKSEALVFMESDKAEVSIPLLGEKVEPDMEVSYTDEKEEKKEESEPVKSETEMDKFSMWPNAASILKAEDSEYEENSQETSTASYYSEPAKTSTITSTIPVLTQSTAAADTQSHHMLHHMTGSDFNSEYKPPADIPPQSNFSLPRSMQGQNLIMRPPPVPVLPPMQAMQGPPMSGPLPIQGPPPPIHVPPPVHSHPPMQGDSSQQYGPPPSSYPPYQNQWSSTQPPPQQPPPGPPPQNIMPPRGPPPPFPPVAQRGPPPQIFDPSIPPQHIGQPGPPPGLPLPPTFDGQNSLAPPRFTSPPPPPFNFPGNRGPPLPFTAPPPGHFDNRLPPPNLFPGHRGPPPPQYGDHGAQPTIVDQARGSAEQYNKDAVNNPNQGPPPGPSYRGPPHNQYEDRRGQPPSGEHFNPQIQYGGSRPPSSPPHRGFFDEHRGPPSQETRPPPFAGSDRYRFDRYSDEARPVRHSGPLLPTPPEAPLGPPDLHRDDHWRRHSPEMRRRSSTTREDSEPRSGDRFSRFEGHRELIHGSSQAPDERPRDLSEDRRREKERDVPHAGRPSWDKGQGKRWSREREWDRGRERDRDHERSRERDRSRGREGERHRDAEVERHRDQDSDKRRDRDRDRERDRGRESDRKDLDRDRGRNRDRERERERERDRKRDRSRSRERDRDRDRGKDRGRDRDRDRDRDREREREREKERDRDRGRDRRERSRSRDKKEEKKDSKHDTSKDSDKTTEKNVS, from the exons ATGGATGGGAATGTGAGCCCTGAGCTCTCTCTAGCCCCTGAGCCAGAGCAGAGCCGGGACCGCATGGATAGCTGCTCTCAAG GCGTTGGAAAAGGACGTAGTGAGAAGGAGGAACAGTTTCACCTTGAAAGTGAGAATGTGGCAAAACAGTTGGTAGGGGAGCAAGATAAATCTTCAAAGGCCAAGAGCGAGCTAAAGAAGACTTGGGGTTTCCGTCGGTCCACCATTGCAAAGAGAGAGATGCCAGTGGAAGCGGTAACCGACAGCCCTGAAACCCGCTGTCCTGTGCGCCGTAGTGGCCGACAGCCTAAACGTACTGACAAACTAGAGGAATTCCTCTTGAATGCCAAAAGAGCGTCAAGAAAGAGCGCACCTCCCAGTGTGGAAAGTGGAGATCCTCCTTCACAAACCCCAACTGATGCAGAGACGGCCTCAGAGGCCAGCTTTGATGGTAATGCTGATTCCAAGGCCGTTGAGGAAAAAGCAGAGACTCCTGAGAGAAGGACAAGGAGTGGTGCAAGGAAGCAGACTCAAAGGAAAGGTCGAGGTGGTGGCAGACAGACCCGAGGTGGTGGAGCGACGGTGAAAGATGAGGGAAGCTCTGAGAATGAAGAAGACAGTAAAGATGCTGTCAAGAATGCACAGGATGACagtgaggagaaaaaagaagaaaagagtgaTCCCATTTCTGAAGCTGTAGGGAGTGTCAGTGCAGCACAGACTCAGCCAGAGGAGGACTCTGAGAAGAAGGAGTTTGCTGAGGAGAAGAATGACGATAAAAATGATGAACTTGAGAAGACTGGCGAGGATGAGGCAGACAAGGCTGCAGCAGTGCAGGGAAAACGTGGACCAATAAGGACATATGTCAATAAAAAGAAGGCAGCTAATAAGAACATTACACCTGTTAAAGCTGCTGACAACAAGAACAATGCTCTTGTAAAGAAGGAAGCAAAGCCTAAAGCTACCCAGAGTGGTGTAAAAACACGGAAACCCCagacacaggaggaggaggaagagggggaggaggaagaagaagaagatgatgatgatgaagatgatgaggaTGAGAATGACTTATCCACATCGTCCTCTTCAGTGGAGTCTGATGATGGAGGCTATGACCCCAATGCACTTTACTGCATCTGTCgtcaaaaacataacaaaag GTTTATGATCTGCTGTGACCGCTGTGAAGAGTGGTTTCATGGGGACTGTGTGGGAATCACTGAGGCCCGTGGACGGCTGATGGAGAGAAATGGGGAAGACTACATCTGCCCAAACTGCACCGCTAAGAAAAACCAGGTGGTCAGGCCTGCAACTTCTATTCTTTCTACAAATATGGAAATTGGGAAGCCCAAAGCTGATTTTGCTTCACCGACCAATGCTTCCACTCCTCCTGTTGTTACCTCGTCTACAAGTGCTGTTAAAGGTAATAATGCCGGAGGGGACTCCAGTCCGTCAGCTGTTCGAGCAGCAGCTTCATCTGCACAAACTACTGGTACTGATGAGAAAGCAACAGAGGACCTGGGTATCAAAGGAAGGATAGAGAAGGCTACTAATCCAACgggaaaaaagaagataaaaatctTTCAGCCG GCAGTACAGCAACCAGCTGAACCAAAGGCAGAGAAGGCCACACCACCTGTTGAGAAGAAGGCAACAGAAGGCACACCAGAAGTCAGAGCCCCAccagacacagaacagaaagtCGCATCACACGTGGAGGTGAAAACGACCCCAACAGTGGCGGTTCCCGAGGACAAGGCTGAGCAAAAGGCTGATGAGGAGTCTTCCCTCTCAAGATGTATTGGACCTGGCTGTGAAAATGATGCCCAACCTGACTCTGTGTACTGTGGAAATGACTGTATCCTGAGACATGCTGCTGCTGCGATGAAGTCCATCACTGATGTCAAAGAGCCCAAGCAAAAGGATAAGGCCAAGGCTCAGAAAAAGTCCACACTAAAG GGGACCGGTGCCGCTGGGAAGAAGGTGCAGAAGAAGACCCAGGAGGAGTCGGATAGCGAAGACCACAGTCCTGATCCAGATGATGACGACGAAGATGAGCATGCTGAGGAACACCCACCTCCGCCAGCCACTGCATCCTGGTCCAGCGACCATAATTACATTGCAGTAACACCAGAAAAGACTACACCCATATCACCAACAGTGTTAAACAAAAAGT CCCCAACTAAAGAAGAGAAGCACAGTGAGAAGGACCATAAGGAAAAGGAACCAGCCCCAGCTCCTGAGAAATCCTCTTCAGCATCTGCGGCAGCTGGAAAAGGAAACAAGAAGTCCACAGCAACAAAACCAACCAAGGTTTCCCCAAAGGGAAAGAAACCTCCAGTTCAAGCTGCCAGTTCAAAGGGATCCAAGAAGCCTGTGACACCCCCAGCTAAAACTGCAACAAAGTCCAAAAAGGCCGGCCAGCCACCTGTCCACTCCCCATCTCCCTTTCCTTCAGGCCCGATCCACGTCACAGGAGCACTGAGAGTCACCAAGTCTAACTTCACCATTCCCAAGAAGCAACCTCAGCAAAAGGACACTAGTCCCCACAGACAGTCGTCCTCATCCCCTAGAGTCCCATCATCCCCAgtttcctcctctccctccagCCACTCTTCATCCTCCAGACCTCCACATTCAGCTGTTTCAGCACCACCTGTTTCCCCTATGGCGCCTCCACCCAACAACCAGATGAGACAGAACATCCGGCGGTCTTTGACAGACATCCTTTATAAAAG GGTGTGCGACAGTGATGATCTGAAAATGACAGAGAGCGAGGTGGGGCGACTGGCATTTGCTATTGAAAAGGAGATGTTTAACCTGTGTCTTAGCACCGacagcaaatacaaaaacaaatacaggtCCCTCATGTTCAATCTGAAGGACCCTAAAAACAAA GGCTTGTTCTACCGAGTGGTGGGAGGTGAGGTCAGTCCCTTTAGACTGGTCAGACTAAGTGCTGAAGAGCTGCTTTCAAAGGAGATATCTGAGTGGAGGAAGCCTGAGGCTCCTGAG ccTCAGTCTCCTAGTGCAAAAGCCCATTCAGGGCAGTCCAAACCAGGCAACAGGCATGATGGTGGCTCCCATAGCGTCGATGTGGAGGATGCTCCACCAACATCTGATGCAGAT GATCAGGAGGAATCTGGTTCCACCCCTTCAGCTTCAGCTCAGGCATCTGCTGCTGAGGGGAACAGTGGCAGCAGCATGCCAGACATTTTTAGTAGCATGCTCAAAGACACTACTTCTGAACACAGGGCTCATCTGTTTGACCTCAACTGCAAAATATGTACAG GCCAAAAGACAGAAGATGAGCCTGCTGCTAAAAAAGCCAGACTCACCAAGAAGCCTGAAACAAAGCCACCCAGACAAGAGTCATTCTCATCCAGATCAGGGGATGTCTCACCTGTCAGCCAGCCACAGGCCGGCATAGCCACCTACCAAGATCCTTCATTGTACCAACACCCGGCCTCTTCATCCTACCAGTCCACCGTAGAGCCAGCAGTTCCAGAATCACAGCCACAGCTCTATCAGGAGGATGGCACCATGATGGCACCTGCAGCACAGGCCCCTGTACCCGTCACCCCCACTGTCTCCTCTGTCAGTATCACCCGCAGGGACCCTCGCATGGCCAGGCACAGCACCGGGGTGAGCGTCACTTACATGGCCCCAGAAAAGCCTGCCAGCAATGCAGCAGACCCACTCCCAGCTCCTGTTACTGCTCCAGTTGAGGTTTTACCTAAGGCACCACTACCGATGCCCCCTGCGCCACCACCTTCAGTCGCTGCGCCCAAACCTTCAAAAACAAG tggaTCTGAGCCGCCTCCTGAGGGGGAAACTGCAATATTTCTCCATGGTCAAGAGAAGATTTGGAAAGGATTTATCAACATGCAGTCAGTAGCAAAGTTTGTAACCAAGGCTTACCTGGTCTCGGGATCATTTGAACACCTGAAAGAG gATTTGCCAGACACCATTCATGTTGGAGGTCGGATTTCTCCAACCACAGTTTGGGACTATGTTGGGAAGCTAAAAACCTCCCTCTCCAAG GAGCTGTGTCTGATCCGTTTCCATCCAgccacagaggaggaagaggtggcATACGTCTCTCTTTTCTCATACTTTAGCAGCAGAAAACGATTTGGTGTGGTAGCTAACAACAACCGCCGCATCAAAGACCTCTATCTCATCCCCCTGGGCTCAAAGGACCCATTACCCTCCAAACTGTTGCCATTTGACGGGCCAG gtCTTGAACCAGCTCGTCCCAACCTGCTCCTTGGCCTGCTGATCTGCCAGAAGGATAGAAAACGTCCTGGTGCTCCGTTAGAAAGTGAAGAGAAACGGTCCAAGACTCAAACCAAAGATGCAGAGGAAACCGGCCTTCCAAAGCCACCTCCTGTAGTCAAAGCAGAAAAGAACACACGGCAAAGTCTTGAAATCCCCTTCAGCACAACTCCTCCAGGATCACCTCCATCTAGCTCCTCCGAGGCTTCCACCACCTCTGTTCTGTCCCTGTTATCTTCCATCAAGGCTCCATCCACATCCGCTACCACTGACAAGGACTCCGTTTCTTCATCCAACTCTGTTTCTTCATCCGCAGCAGCTGCCACTCCTCTTGAGACCATTCTCAAGACTCTTTTTGGGAAGAAAAAACATGACTCTGAAGCTTCCAACTCACCGTCTGATCAGGGTGGGGAATTCGCTGCCCCAACAGGTACAATGTTAGACCCTATAGTTCAGAAATTTGCACAGATTTCTAAAGAAAAAGCAGtagaggaggatgaagatgacCGACCTTATGACCCAGAAGAAGAATATGACCCCAGTAGAGCCTACAATGTGCCGAAGAAGCCCATGGAGGTGGTAACCAAACCTGAAGTCACTAAGCAACCTAAGGTGGAAACAAGTGAAGCTGATGATGTTGCATATGACCCAGAGGATGACTCTATTTTCGAAGAGGTTAAAACTTTAGTTCCAGGTCAAGCTAAGCCTGCAactgagtctgcagccgatccCCAAAAGATTCTTGAGAGCCTTAAACACATTGGTGATCAAGCATTACAGAAACAAGGAGAACAGCAAATGTCCTCTACAAGCACTCCTATTGCCTCAGTGACACTTGCAAGCACACTCTTAACTCAACCTACAAAATCTCTTTTGGCCAATTGTCAGTTGCTACAGCTTGGCAAAAAGGTTGAGGAGCTTGTGAAATCTTCATCTGTTGCTCCTTTAATCAATCAGAGGAGAGATCCCAGACAAAGCAGGGATCCTCGCCAGTCTACAGGCAGCAGAAAACTGTCTGATGAACCTGAGGACAAAGAGGAGACACCTGCTCCAGCGACCGATCCTGTTCCTCCAGCCTCACAGCCTGAGGTGCAAGAGCTGCAGTCGCCTAAAACAGGCGAACCTGCAGACTCGTCACAAGATTCAGACCCCTCACTGCATCAAGAGGAAGTGAAAAGTGAGGCGCTAGTTTTCATGGAATCGGACAAGGCAGAGGTTTCAATTCCTTTATTAGGCGAAAAGGTGGAACCTGATATGGAAGTCAGCTACACAGatgagaaagaagagaaaaaagaggaaagcgAACCAGTTAAGTCTGAAACAGAGATGGACAAGTTCAGTATGTGGCCAAATGCAGCCAGTATTTTAAAAGCTGAGGATTCAGAGTATGAGGAGAATAGCCAAGAGACATCTACAGCAAGCTATTACAGTGAGCCTGCAAAAACATCCACAATAACTTCGACAATCCCAGTACTCACTCagagcacagcagcagctgacactCAGTCACATCACATGCTGCATCACATGACAGGGTCAGACTTCAACAGTGAGTACAAACCTCCAGCTGACATTCCTCCACAATCCAACTTCTCCCTTCCCCGTTCCATGCAGGGCCAAAATCTAATAATGAGGCCGCCTCCAGTGCCTGTGCTACCACCCATGCAGGCCATGCAAGGTCCTCCAATGTCAGGCCCCCTTCCTATTCAGGGACCCCCTCCTCCAATCCATGTTCCTCCCCCTGTGCACAGTCATCCCCCAATGCAAGGTGACAGCAGTCAGCAGTATGGCCCACCACCATCTTCATACCCTCCCTATCAAAACCAGTGGTCAAGCACGCAGCCACCACCTCAACAGCCACCACCTGGTCCGCCACCTCAGAATATCATGCCACCCAGAGGCCCACCGCCACCATTCCCTCCAGTAGCCCAGAGGGGCCCACCTCCTCAGATATTTGATCCCTCCATTCCCCCTCAGCACATTGGACAACCAGGTCCTCCTCCAGGACTTCCCCTTCCCCCCACCTTCGATGGACAGAACAGCTTAGCTCCGCCCAGATTCACTAGTCCTCCCCCACCACCTTTTAATTTCCCTGGAAACAGAGGTCCTCCTCTGCCTTTCACCGCTCCGCCACCTGGTCACTTTGATAACAGGCTTCCTCCTCCAAATCTCTTTCCAGGGCATAGGGGTCCCCCACCACCTCAGTATGGTGACCATGGGGCTCAACCAACAATAGTAGACCAGGCTCGAGGATCTGCAGAACAGTATAACAAAGATGCTGTTAATAATCCCAATCAGGGCCCTCCACCAGGTCCAAGCTACCGGGGACCTCCACATAACCAGTATGAGGACAGACGAGGTCAGCCTCCCAGTGGGGAGCACTTCAATCCACAAATCCAGTATGGGGGCTCCAGACCTCCATCTTCACCACCACACCGAGGATTTTTTGATGAGCACAGAGGTCCTCCATCTCAGGAGACCAGACCTCCGCCTTTTGCAGGCTCTGACCGGTACCGCTTTGACAGGTATTCTGATGAGGCTAGACCTGTTCGCCACAGCGGGCCACTGCTGCCAACTCCTCCGGAGGCTCCACTAGGTCCGCCAGACCTACACCGGGACGATCACTGGCGCCGCCATTCTCCTgaaatgaggaggaggagcagcacCACCCGTGAGGACTCAGAGCCTCGCAGTGGAGATCGCTTCAGCCGCTTTGAAGGACATAGAGAACTCATTCATGGTTCCTCACAGGCCCCTGATGAGAGGCCGAGGGACCTGTCTGAGGACCGccggagagagaaagagagagatgtcCCTCATGCTGGCAGGCCCTCATGGGACAAGGGGCAGGGAAAGCGGTGGAGCCGAGAAAGAGAGTGGGACAGAGGCAGAGAAAGGGACCGGGATCATGAGCGTAGCCGAGAAAGAGACCGcagcagagggagggagggtgagaGGCACAGGGATGCAGAGGTAGAACGACACAGGGATCAAGATTCAGACAAGAGGCGAGACCGAGATAGGGACAGGGAAAGAGACAGAGGTAGGGAATCTGACAGGAAAGACTTGGACCGAGATAGGGGGAGAAACCGTGACAGAGAGCGAGAACGAGAGCGTGAGAGAGACAGGAAGCGGGACCGATccagaagcagagagagagaccgTGACAGGGATCGTGGGAAAGATCGGGGTAGAGACAGGGACAGAGATCGAGAtagggacagagagagggagagagagagagaaaaggagagggaCCGTGACAGAGGCAGAGATCGTCGGGAAAGAAGCAGAAGCCGAGataagaaagaagagaaaaaggacAGTAAACACGATACGTCCAAGGACAGTGATAAAACCACAGAAAAGAACGTTTCCTAG